In Rhinolophus sinicus isolate RSC01 linkage group LG18, ASM3656204v1, whole genome shotgun sequence, the sequence TTAACTCGGAAACCGAGCAACTCTTCAGTCAGACAGAATCGTCTCTTGGATTTTGGTTTTTCCTCTGCATTTTTTATGTGCAACTATCTATGCCTATGACAAAATCTCCCATTTTCCTACATGTGACTTAGAGGACACGCTTGGCCTCCACAAGCCGGGTCTTGGGTTCTGTGTCAGGGCTCCAACTTGCCCTGGGAGCCTTTGTCCTGTCACTGAGGTTAGGACAAGTGGGACTGCTGATGTGGCAGCCTTCTGATGTCGCCCACACCACGCCCTCTGCAGACCCTTGGTCCATGCAGGCCGTTGTTGACTGGGTCTCCCAATTTCCTGTGAGCAAGGTAGCTGGGTGGGAGATGCTGCTGCGGTGTCAGCCCGGCTCTGAGGTGTCAGGCCCTACTGCCACAGTGccacaggcagagggagagaggacctGGGTGTAGCCTTTGACACAGCCACACCTTGTTTACTAGGGGAAGAAAGTAGGAagtccactccccaccccccttcactTAAGCATCAAAGCTCATCCATCAGGGAGGCGGGGAGAGTCCCTCAGGGCCTGGGCAGTGCCAGTCAAAACACTTGGGTTTCCAGCCGTCGGACTTCCTTGACCACGAGATCAATGTTAATAATTGGGTTAAAGTACAAGGCCCAGTAAAACAAACAGTTGCAAACAAACTGAGGAATGAGGGGCCAGAACATGGCCACAAAAAGCCCCTGTGTTGATACTTTCCAAAAATGGCTCCACATCCTCTGAGGAACAGTCCTGAAACAGAAGAGAAGCGTGTGAGAGCTGGGATCACGATGGCCGTCCTCACTACGACCCCGAAGCCAGCGCTCCCACCCCGGGGCGTTTCCCTCGCAGTCAGGTGGCCTGTGCTGCCAAGACCTTGCTCTTTGGTGCCCTCGACATACTTTTGCCTGACTGACCCATCTTCACCTCCTGGGACACAATCTAGAAGGTGCTTCCTCAGGGCACTGTCGTGTGGCCCCCCCATCAGGTGAAGAATCCCCATTACAGCCCCAACCCCACCTGCTTTGTCGCTATGTCACATttgtatataccgggggtgccaaagaagtgtatacacgtgacttgtactcatatcttttgttatcggtatatattgaatattgcaattttaatacagttttttctttaatacagtttttgggcaccctctgtatttaacaTACCTGTGAAGTctgttaaatatatacacatttatgttCTGTGTTAGGCTATAGGTCTCTAGAGTACAGACTGTCTTCCTTACCAAACCATCTGCAGTGCCCAGCAGAGAGTCAGGGCAGAGGAGGGGCTCAGGTTGCTgtgcatgaataaatgagttCATTGAACTGAAGCAAGTGAGAGAGATTCTAGTCAGGTTCTCAGAACTATTTATAAGGCTGCTCAGATGCTGGTGTAGCGATGTGTTACTTCTGTCTGCCCAGCAGTCACCCCTTTTATTCTGGAAATACCCTCTGAGTTTTCCTCGGGGGGGGGGCCTTCCTCCCCTATTCTTTCCCATATGGCCTGGGAGGGGCTGAAGCCAGCTCCTGGTTGGGGGAATGAGTGCATGCCTTGAGCCTGGACAAGGAGAGCCCCACATACCCCCTGCCCCCGTACCATGTGATGGGTTCAGGTGGACATATGACCGAGGCTGGGCCAATCAGAACAAAGACGTGTGAGCCCTGAGGCTTTCCTAAGTGCTACAGGGAAAGAAGTGCTTTCCTTCCACAAGGGTCGCTAAGCTCAGCTCTATGCCGGCAGTGACCTCGGGCCCCCACATGAAGAGAGTTGCCTGAGGCTGAACAACACAAGaaagagcagagctgggagagggaAAGAGTCAATGCCTATGACAGCATTTGGGTCTCTGGGTCCAACCATGCAGGAAGCCTTAACTGGGCATTTTCCTTTTTAGGAAAGCTAGTTTAGGttggtttctgtcacttgtaacCAAGAATCCTGACTCAGAGACTGTCCAGTCCaactttcccattttacagattaatcCAGAGAAGTGATTACTGTTCAGTTGGTGGCAGAGCAGGATTAGAACCTACGCTTACAGGATTCCTCATCTCTTTATGCTCTACCACAATTCTGTTTTCCATAAACTACCCTTTTCCCCAGTTGTTTATTCCTTAATTATTAAAATCCTTCATGTGTACCCTTCCACCCCCAGAAATTATATGGTAGATGTTTATGTGGGGATAAGATATATGGAGAAACACTTTAAACAATGAGCACCATGAaaacctcccccctccccaacacaAGGTAATTTTTCCTATTTGCTGCTTAAGTAGCTGTGTCTAAACCAGAGCCCAAGGAGACTTCGTGTCTGAGTAATACTTCAGTCACCTTACTACTTCAAAGGCCCTGTTGCTCCAACCATCTCCAACATAAAAACACACTTACTTCAGTTCACTTCTTGACCAGATCCTCCAAAAGGAGAATAATTCCAGAACCGAGAGTAACATGGCATTGACGATGAGAAACCGAGACGTCCAATAATGAACCTCCAGCCAGTCCCAAGCAAATTCAGCAATCAGCTGGTATGGAAGGAAGGAGTATTTGACCAGGAATTCTCTCCACTGCTTCCATGTGGGCTCTCGAAGATCCTTTAAAagttacatacaaaaaaaaataaataaaaatggacacGAAAAATGATGAGGATTGACTTTTTAGATGAAATATTGTGATTATCCCTGtgagttttacatttattaaaacacacacactcaacaaTATGAAATGAAATTTCCATCCATCAACTCACCTTGTGCTAATTAATCTTACATTGGATAAATGTTACCGAAGAGTTTGAACTGAGATGCTTGTTACATAATCGTGGAAGCTCAGAAGTAAAAATCTAAGCATGAGTTATAAATAATAGGGttgaaatgaatagaaattaactatagctttttaaatttcttcatcaCTGCATGGGTAGCTCAGTTTCCTAACTTAAACATCTTAGCTGTGGTAGAATGACAGTAGGTCAtggaaaaattaaacacagaccTTGAAAAAGTaacttttgggaaaataaaactttaattacacGTATGAGCCGATGATTAACAAGAGTATTTAAACAACACAGGCATCCAGAAGGCTGAGCTTAACAGGACTGTACAACGGAGCAGATACTAACTATTCTGAGAAACAAGGTAGCTTGATGAGTGGGTGTAGATTGTTGGGACTTGTTTAAATGGAAAGGCCAGGGGGTCTCTGTGCTCCCAGTCCATTGTGCAAAGTGGGTAGAGAAACATTGTGCAAAGGGGCTAATCAGCAGGCTTTAAACTACGTCCAGCGCTGGAGTCAGTTAGGCAGGCCCttgaatgaaatgtttaaaagcGGGTCTTTGGAGATTTCTGAATTCTATGTCAGCATTTATGGGTGTGGATCATATATGACGATTCCTATATCCATGTGACTCTCTGAGATAAACAGATGAGAGGGATTGCCCCAAGAGTAGCAATGCAAATGACAGTGTACCCTCATCAAATGACCAACTAGACACAGAGAAATCACCCTGAGTCCATGGGATCCACCAACAATTCTGAAGGAATCCATGAGTCAAACTGAAGAAACGAGCCATGGTGGGTAACCATCCCTGCCAAGGACCCTGGGGTCAGGAGACGTGACAGCTCCCATCAGTGGGCTGAATGATGGAGAAGTGTTCTGAGGCGAACAGGATGGATGCTACCTCTGCCTGGTGGTACAACAAGTGACCATCTGGGAATCCTATTGAGACAGATTACCAAGCCGGCAGGCCCACAAATCTAACCTTCGCGCAATCTGGACCGAAGCAATGCTGGGCTTTTCCCCCCTAAATATTTGAAGTCTGAAGTCCAGAGGACAGCTCCTCTTGCTATGCAATGCAGGAAACAAAACAGGCTTCTGGGAGTGGGGAagttcctgctttattttcttttgtaggGCCTCTCCTTGCAAAATTCAGGTGAAAGTTGGGTGTAGTTTGGTCTTCCGTGACAGGCTACAGGCATGTGTCCAGCTCTGTACCACACTGAGAAATGGTCATTTCACTCAGGGCACTCTGCACACCTACCAGAAGCTTGGTGATGATGTCCTCCCCGGAGCTGTCTTCTTGCAGAGGGCAAATGGTGTGGATGAAGGGTAGGAAGGTGTCTGTGTAGTCAAACAGGTAGAGGTACAGCAGGCCAAGTCTGGGGGAACTCTTGAGGGCATACAGCAGGAACAGGGACCTGCCTGGGTTCACAGCCTGCAGAGGATGAGGTGGGCACAGGGTCACATTACAGCCATGCTGGTCAGCTCCCACCCATGCTCCTTTCTCAGCCTCAAACCCTTTGCCATCAGTCTTTTCTGCATGGCTTGcataaacaatgaatgaatgaatggcaagaAGAGGCTAAGTAATCAATCTTTGGGCTACATTATATGAAGATCCAATTTCTCTCCACAGctgggaggagaaaagaggggGGATGAGAAGCATACTCCTGGGCACTACTAGAACACAacctttttggaaagcaattgTGCACGATGTATCAgtctttaaaatgcttaatttaaCCAATCTATTAGTGGGCaccacttaataaaaataatctgaaatacaGAAGGCTTTATGCACAGAATGTTTAGCATTGTGTATGattgagaaaaagtaaaacctGTGACCAGTAATGAAGTGACAGGAGATACTTAACCACTGAAAAGTGTGTATGAGAAGTTGTGGATAACGCTCATGGTACAATGCTCAGTGTAAAAGATTCAAAAATGTGTAGCAATCCGATCTCAACAGTGTCAGCGCCATGAAAGCAAGGCCTTGTTTAGGGCTGAGATCCCTTTCCTAGAGGAGCCCCTGGGTCAAACCAGATGTCCACAAACAGCTGTGGAATGAATACAGAAACAGAAGGACTGCACAGAAAATTGTCtagaagaaaacagcaaaatgcaATGTTAACCATACTTGAATCTCAGGAGGGATTATGggcaatttgttttcatttacttttgtaaatTTTGCAACagtgaatatgtatttatattttcctgattacGAAAGTAACTGTAATGATTCAACTTACTTGATGCTACTAAGCATCaaataaaatgggtaaaagataTGAATGGACACAtcaccaaagaaaacataaagatggcaaataagcatgtgaaaagatgcccAGTATGATTAGTCCttagagaaaggcaaattaaacCAGTGAGATACCACATTTTAGAACGGGGAGGGGTGAGAAGGAGGGCTTACAAAGGGGCAGGAAGAAACTTTTGggagtgatggatatgttcactatcttgaatgtggtgatggtttcacaggtgtgtaCGTATGTCGAAACTTACCAAAccgtacactttaaatatgtgtgtcAATTATAGCTTGCTAAAACTTAGAACATTCAACTTATTTGATGCTATTAATAGCttattattaaattgttttaagtgtgataatgattacatttaaaaaaagaatcctctTTAGAGAGTCATACTAAAGTATTTAAGGGTGAAATAATACAATGTTTGGTTATGCTTTAATAGAATCTCAGGGTCGGGGTGTGGGGACTTGGTGCAGGGGTACAGATGAAGGAAGAATGCCCATGAGTCGATACTCGTTGATGCTGGGTACGACTACACGCTTGCCTCTATTTATGTATATTCCTGAAGTTTTCTGtagtaaaagatttttttaaaaggtccaACTTGTGAAATGACTGGTTCCAGGTCTGGAGCAGGAAAGGTACAAGAGTAACTTGAACATCTTGTCACATGAGACAGGAAAGTATCAAAGACTAATGAGGTCATGTCAAAAGGATTCACTAGCAAGTACATTAGAACTCAATTCAAaagttaaatttagaaaatggacTCCAAAATGAGGAGATTCCTACTCAAAGAAGATGGGAATAATTACTGAAATGTGTTCAAACACATCACGAATGTTAAAATGCTCAGTTAATAATGAGCCTAAAGAAAGAAACTGGTCGCCTTTGGAGGATAACAGGGAGCCAAATCATTATTCTGAAACTGGCAAATAAAGGATAAGAGTCAAGCACGTAACCTGTCTTTCAGTATAAACTATACTTAGGGTAATCAAAATGCGTGTTGAgggaaattttccttttttttcttaagatgtaTTTCAGctaacaaatgaagaagaaatcagagaattACGGTATCACCATTTTGGAACCCCTAATGAACTAATGGATCGAAACAATCCATGATCACAGTGGCTGCGACCATCAGAAAAAGAGACAACTGGACATCATGAGCctctgcatggaagaaaacaccACCACCTGTGAGGTAATCTTGCCAAAATACCAAACTGAAACCAAAGCAAGACTCTAGATTCAACTACTAGATTACAGGATATGCAGGGGACAAAGGGACCTGTTAGGTGACACCACAGGGAGACAACCAACAAAATTCAAGATGTGGGCAAACTACAGGACAAAATGAtctggtttcttcaacaaataaatgcagGTTAACAAAAAGAGGTAGGGAGAATCTATAGACTAAGAGAGACGTAGGAAACAGAACAACGAAATGTGGGCCTTGTTTGGACCCTGGTTAGAACAAAtcgaacttaaaaaaaaaaaaaggagtgtgCTATATTTGAATACCGACAAGTTATTTGATAATATCagaaaattattgttaatttggGGGGGTGCACAATGGTGgtgttttagtttcattttttttaaagtctttactTTTTTGAAAGtcacactgaaatatttacctATGAAAAATAAGGTATCTGGGATTTTCAGAATAAACAGGGTGGGAGTAGTGGGGGTATTGTTGAAATAAACATGGTCCTGAGGTGCTGTTACTGGTATAGGTGGATAGCAGGTTTTTTATCctgcttttgtgtatgtttgaaattttccatactagtttttaaagaatctaatagaatttaaattttaaaaatatctgtatcCTAACTTAGGTGAGACATAGACAGATATGTGAGCAGTTCATTCTAAAGCAGTTtcccaacttttttttattatcaccTCTTAAGGAGccttttaaagacttttttcttttcgtaattccctccacccccaagaaATATTAATGCCACAGATAATGCTATATATCCCTTTGTGTACTGTGGTCTTAGGGAGACCACAAGTCATTATAATATCTAAGACTTTTTCACCCCCCCAAGAACCAGTGACCTCGGGGTGATATTGCTCTCGTTGAGTATGCACTCTCTAAAGGAACAAAGGTCCCAGGAAAAAGTATGATTGCATCCAGCCACATCAGGGTTTAGTACATGACAAAGCGAGATGACCAGGTTACATATGTGTAGGTCTGGAGTCAGTGTGAATGTGGGACCAAAATATTACAACTCCTGACTACTTCCTATCAGATAAGGAGGAAAAACCAACCACCCAGGGAGGTGATTCTGATGACAGTACTACAGTGGGGAGCTGTATCCTTCCCGTCCGATGAGAACAGTGGCTTTCGGGGCGTGTTGCACGGGGACACAAAGGTTGGAGGAATCTTAATCATCAAATGGTCACCCTTAGGAGGGGCTGGCATTGCTAAGAGCTGATGAGCAGACTGATAAGATTCTGCTTGTTTTTACACCAGGACCACAATCATGTTTCCTCCCATCCACTCTGGTTAATACTGAGATGACTTGTATGTATTTGAAATAGAGAGGCATTGCTGGTTACGTGACCCAGAAATGTTCCCCCAGATATTAAAACCCATCATAGGATTAATATTGGCAGTGAAAGGAGTTTGACCTCATTAACAAAACTAGTAATTTATAGGATTAAAAAAGAAGTagggattttgaaaattaaaaaacaaacaataataacacaaaaacacaacaaacttTCTACTTAGGAACTCATGCCCATTCTTCAAAATTTTGAAGCTAgtggtttttcagttttaaagtaatacatgtacatagtaaatacatatttttcaaatggtaTAGAAATGTATTAAGTGACAACTAAAATTTTCCCTCCCATCCAACTCTCAATCCCCACATGAAAACAGTTAACAGTTTGTGTATCCTTCTAGAAATTTTCTATGTATATgcaaacatatacatacatacaaatgtgtatatttcccaatatgcttttattttcagttaacaACACAGCGTGGGCATCCTGCCTTATTAGCACCTTTGGTAATGCTTACACGTGTGGATGTGCCATATTTATCTCACTCGGTCCTAACCaagggcacttaggttgttttccaCGTGCTGCTACTGCCAACCATGCTGCGGTGAACATCTTGTTGAAAGACCTTTTGTGACTCAAACATCCAGTTCTCACTATGACTCTCTAGGTCATTTACTGAGGAGGAAAAGGGCAGCACGAGGCCTGGGTGCTTGCTGGTGTTCCCACGGCCGGTGTGTCCGGGAGGGGCCTGGCAAGGAAGCCAGCAGTCAGGTTCACAAGCCCCGTTCTTGATCACGGTGCTGTGCAGCCTGTGCTCTAAGTGACAGAAGTGAGACTGCAGCTCCAAGAGTCGGCGCGATTTCAAGTTTTATAGTTCCTGACAAACTGCTCTCCAAAGAGACTGCACCAATTTATGATCCGCAAAACACGAGTGCCCCTTTCctcatattttaaactttttcatccTTGACAATACTATAGTGGAAAAAATGCCATctggttgttttaatttgtacttctttaaatATGAGTGAGCATTTCCCATAAACGTActggttatttatatttatctttctatatCATGTCTTTTTAGGGTATAAGTCGGAATATTCCAGATATTCtatcacaaataaaaaaagagtatTCGTTTTACAGTATAGTATTTGCAAAATCTACTCTGAAGGACACCAGTTGGTGCAGTCATGTGGAAGAACAACTTACCAATATCTAGCCAACTTGAAAATGTATGTTACTTGTGACCTCGTAATCCTAGTCCTCAGTATATGCCATAAAGAAACTCTTGTATATGAGCATAAGAACTACCAAAACGGTGTCCACAGCAGCATGGTTTCCAACagcaaaactggaaacaatatcCGTGTTCATCAACAGGAAAACGCGTCAATCGCCATAGCCTCCTGCAATGGAGTACTATACCCCCTACTGTGAACTGGAGCCACAGAGAGAAAGGCTACTTGCAGGATAGGCTCAGCTCCTGCCTCTTCTGTTATGGTTAAAAACCTATAGAACAGTGGTCCTAGTGCTTGCAGATACATACCCATAATTCAAGTAGGAAAACACGCCCAGAAAGGCTGTGCAGCCTGGGGCCCAGGAGCATGAGGCCTCTAGAgagagggtgggaagggaggcGGGGGCTTCGATCGTGTGTGATGTTTTCTTAAGCAGTGGGCACGCACGTGATTGCTATGCTGCTCTCTATacttttctcaattaaaaaaaataaagagttcaCCTTATATTCCCAGAGGTTTTGGGGGGGCTTCACGCCTAGGGCTTTAACACGCTCCAGTTCCATGAGGATTGCTCTTCTGTGGCTGCTATTTTCTATGGTATATGGAGCCCTTGAAAATTCTTCCTCTGTCAGAGTTAAAAGCAGTCTGcggtggggaaggggagacagcAAACAATTAAATGCTATTTGCCAATGACTACCtgaaaatactttaataaatcATCACTGACCCATTTAATAATTCTTATGcccattttgtggatgagaaaaTTGGCTTAGAGAAATAAAGCGACTCACCCAAGGCACAGCCAGGTCTGCTCTGCTTCTAACCTTTGATCTTTTTGCTATGCACTCTGACCTCTCAcattactcttattttttaacatgtgtgtatagaaaaaaattggaaagaaatccAGTAAAACATGATGACGTTAAGAGTATTTATTTTGGGGTagtgatttaataaaaataactgtagATCTCTGATCTGTTCCCTTTCTTCAGAAAACATGAATCCACCTCCACAGTGACTCGTTAAAAACACATCCGTGTGCACTGGCAGATGGAGGCCACCACAACCACGGTAGGAAGCACATACATTGATCTCCTTTTGTGGATAATTTGATAATACTTATTAATGTGGAAGGAAGACAGTTACGTAGAGATATATTGTATTAAGTatgtagaaaattttttttcaaaccacaattctgg encodes:
- the BFAR gene encoding bifunctional apoptosis regulator yields the protein MENSQQNDLNTMSLEKDDPLKSSSPQISVSEFSCHCCYDILVNPTTLNCGHSFCRHCLALWWTSSKKTECPECREKWEGFPKVNILLRDAIEKLFPDAIRMRFEDIQQNNDIVQSLAAFQKYGNDQIPLVPNTGRVNQHRGGGFFSGVLTALTGVAVVLLVYHWSSRESEHDLLVHKAVAKWTAEEVVLWLEQLGPWATLYRDRFLSERVNGRLLLTLTEEEFSRAPYTIENSSHRRAILMELERVKALGVKPPQNLWEYKAVNPGRSLFLLYALKSSPRLGLLYLYLFDYTDTFLPFIHTICPLQEDSSGEDIITKLLDLREPTWKQWREFLVKYSFLPYQLIAEFAWDWLEVHYWTSRFLIVNAMLLSVLELFSFWRIWSRSELKTVPQRMWSHFWKVSTQGLFVAMFWPLIPQFVCNCLFYWALYFNPIINIDLVVKEVRRLETQVF